The genomic window GTTCCTACCGAGCAACACATTCTGTCTAGTCACCATGAGATAAGCGGGGTGATAGTAGCCGGTTCTCAACGTTTTCAAACCTCGCTATTATTAGAAGTCACGAGTAAAGAGGAATTAACGCCCTCTCGTAAACTTACCATAGTGGAGGCTATATGGCCTTCGATCGAAAAGGCAAATACAACATGCCCAACGCATGCGCGAATAGCTAGATCTCATATCTTTTTCGTTCCTTCGGATCGTCCTATGATTAGAACACCCAAAGGGACCATTATGAGAGCAGCTAGCTTGGCGCAATACAACAAAGAGCTTGATGTACTCTATGAAACAGCTGATCAGACTTCCATCGAGTTCAGTACAGCTTCGATCCCACAACTGGATCTTCATGACTTCGGGAGTTTGATTTCATATCTGAAACGTACTATCTCGACGTTTACAAGCGTGACCTTTGACGACGAAGACAATTTTTTCATAAATGGTATGGATTCCTTGCAAGCTTTGCTGTTCGCACGAAACTTGAAGCGGGCTTTCAATCTTCCACAATTGGCCGTCAATGATATCTATTCAAATCCATCACTCATCTTGCTCGCCCGAGCTTTACAACATGCCTCGAGACAAGAACAGGATATGAGCCCGTCATTACTCGCTGAGACACGTGTGAAAAGGATTGAGCATTTAATTGCGGAATATTACAGCTTGATTGATCGAATTCCCAGCTCAGAACACAGTCCTGTTTCATTGTCTGGAACAAAAAGTGGAAGTATTCTTCTTACAGGCTCGACAGGTGGGCTAGGTTCTTATATCTTGCAAAGACTCTTGACTACCGCTACCACTGCGCATGTTTATTGCCTTAATCGATCCACTGACAGCAAATCATTGCAGATTGAAAGGAACAGGAGTCGAGACTTGCTTACAGAGTTTCCCAAAGACCGTGTTACATTTCTTTCTGCTGATCTTTCAAAGTCCAAGCTAGGGCTTGGGGATGAAGTCTACAATTATCTCCTGCAAAACGTTACGCAAATTATTCACAACGCTTGGCCAGTCAATTTTCATATCAAtttatcatcatatcatccacatcttctGGGAGTTGTCAACTTGGCCAAATTTGCGAGTGAAGCTTCGAGGTCACCATCATTTTTGTACATTTCCTCAGTCAGTGCAGTATCCAATTTTACCTCTGTCAGCGATTCAGTCAACAGGATCCCAGAAACAATTATAAACGAGGCTTTGGCATCCGAGTCAATGGGTTATGGTGAGAGCAAATACATATCAGAAAGAATCTTGGACTACGCCAGCAAAAAAATTCAAGTCAAAGTAAACATTGCACGTGTTGGTCAGATAGCTGGTCCCATCCAAGGACCATCTGTATGGGGCCGGGATGAATGGTTTCCAAGCTTGATGAtatcctcttcttttgtCGGTGCGGTGCCGAATTCCttgggattggatttggacaGGATTGATTGGATACCTGTCGATGCTCTATCCGAGATACTTCTCGAGCTTTGTCAATTTCCACAGCATGGTAAAGAGATTGACGGCGCAAAAGTGTTTAATTTAGTCAATCCACGCCAGGAAAAGTGGGGAAACTTTCTGGCAACAGTCATCGAAGTGCTCTCTTCATGCAACTCTGCTGGAAAGAGAATCGAGAAAATAAGTCTCAAGAGCTGGATTCAAAAGGTTGAAGATACAGTGGATCACCAGTCTCATCACAGAACGGTAGAGAGCAACGAAAAGGAAACATGTTTCAATCGCCTGGTAGAATTGAACCCGGCAATCaaattaattcatttttacaGAGCGGAAGAAAAAAGTAAGAAGGGTAAAGAGTGGGAGACTGAAAGGGCGCAGATGCAGAGCAAGAGGCTTCAGAACTTGGGGAAAGTAGAGAACATTTGGTTAGAAAAATGGATCAAGGCGTGGATGAACAACAATTTTACGAATTCGAACAAGAGTTCAGGTGCTGGAGAGTAATTCGTAAGATTTTCTATTGGTATCAACTTGCTTTATAAGTGTCAGGGCACTTTAGTCTTTTGTAGTTGTAATAGTTCTTGATAATTTCCATCTTTGATAAGCCATGTACTTATATAGGAAAGCGCTAGCGCCTCGCTAGCTAACCCTTTGTATAACCACATGATCGATATCTCGATATTTTCATATATGGCAGCGGTATttgtattgaagaaaatcCCTGCGTCCGCGAAAATGAAATACAGCTATTTCGACATAGCCAGCTCGGATTAGTTGGAAGGCAGTTGCGAAATTATGTGCCGTACTAGAATAACGATGTCGGATCAATTCGTCGAGCCCACAACCTCTATTCAGACTCTAATTTTCCCCGCCTCTCCTTTCAGGTGGTTTAGCTACTCAAGACTGCAGATCACATCCGGTTAGCACATTTAGCAAAAGACGATTCGATTGTGGATCAAGTCGAAACGAAATACGGGTTCGCAACGACTACTATGTTAGAGAGGATTGGAGATAGGTTTCTACTTTGTAAGTGTGATTATGCGAGGATTTACTAGTCCAgttgaaaaatcaaatgagGCTGGGAGACACGGGTGCACTTCAAGTGAAGAGGTGACGGTTAGGAAACTCTAGTGGTATGGATTAATCTGaatgttggaaattgtgtACATTTCATTCATTGGTCGATATTAGACtgtatttttaaaaattgtttTGCCGTAATTCGTAAAAATTATTGAAGTCGTGCATGCATATTCTCATTTTAGGAAATTAAATCTTACGTCTTACATATATGCAAGAACTGCAGCTGCTTTAAGAGATAAATCCACTGCCTACTCTAGGTATCCATCTAGTCGCAACCCCAGACCCTTATTATATAAGCAGGGGAGTTAACCCTCCGTGCTGATTTCCTCTAACTCTATCATTTCTTAACTAGAACATGCGATTTACTCTTCCACATGAGGAATAATGTCGTCGTCCTATTTTAATGTTTTCGAGCACACCATTCCATGCCAGCATCTTCGGGAATACCCTCGAAGTACCAGAACACGCCAGGAAGATGTACTACAGCTAGCGATCAAACAATATGAGCCAATCCATAGAAATGATTTGCAAGATAATGCCGTTACCATCATTGCAACTCACGCTAACGGATTCGTAAAAGTAGGTTCTGGTTTGGTTCATCTCGAAACCTCTCCACATATTGGCATCTCTTGCTTGTCACTATTCATACCACAGAGAAACTGATTGTTTGAACCATCTTACTTAGGAAGCTTACGAGCCATTGTGGGATGAGCTGCTTCAGCTATCGGAGAATCTCGGTTTTCAAATCAGAAACATATGGATTGCCGACGTATCCAATCAGGGGGCCAGCGGTGTAATGAATGAAAACTTGCAAGGCGATGATAGTACGCTTAAACTTCCTCTTTCTATCACTCAAAATTGCATCtaataaacaaaaattaCTCTAGATTCATATTTCGATCACTCAAGAGATCTTTTACAGATGGTTAATACGTTCAGAGAGCACATGATCCGACCTATAATAGGTATTGGGCACAGCTTTGGCGCTACCCAACTGTGAGTCGTTTGATTAAAACATTCAACTTTGAGCCATCTGATGAAGACACAGAGTTGGACTCTCAGTCATGCATCCACGTCTCTTCACAAGCCTCGTACTATTGGAGCCAATAGTACAATCTTCACCCCCGCCTGGGCCGAACGTTGCGCGCTCTTCTAGCTATCGACTCGATTTATGGCCATCTCTTTCTGCTGCCTCTGACGCATTCAGACAGAACAAATTCTTCGCTGGGTTAGATCCTAGAGTGATAGACAACATCCTCAAACATGGTATTCGGAAAATACCCACATCCCTGTACCCTCTTTCTGAAACTGCCAAAGAAGGTGCTTATACCCTCACAACAACGAAGCATCAAGAAGTGTGGTCGTTTCTACGTCCAAACTTTGAAGGTCGCGATGCCCAGGCTAGTCAAAATAGACTCGACCATCTACTATTCCCTGACATCAGTATGGCACAAAGAGGGCTTCTCTTCTACCGCCCCGAAATTAGTATCGCTCAAGAGTATCTAGTCTACTTGAGACCAAGTGTTCTCTACATTTATGGTGCTAAGAGCTACTTATCAGCTCCCGATCGACAGAATGAAGAGATGGAACGGACCGGAAGCGGCTTAGGTGGTAGTGGGGGTGTCAAGATGGGCCAGGTTGAGAAGCATGTTTTTGAGAATCTAGGTCATATGGCTCCATTGGAAGATATCAGAGGTTGTACAAAGGTGATCGGAGagtggatggagaagaagcttACTCAATTTAAAGCTGATGAGGAAGCTTTGAACAAATATGATCCACAGAAGTCAACAAATGATATGTTGATTATGTCGCAGAAATGGTTGGATTTGGTGAAGTTGCCAATGCCTCTGAAACTCAGAAAAGCCAATCTTTGAGCAGTATATATGTTCTAAGAAGTCTAGTTGCATAGAAAATTTGGGATTAGTAAATCCAGTCTAAATTATATTCACCATATTACCCCACTGTTCTTTTTCGTTGTTTGATGCTCAATCATGAATTTCATCGGTTACGTTACCATAAATGACcttaattcaaaaattcattctGATTTTTATCTAAGACTTTAGCTACCTTTTCAGCTCGGATAACCCCCACAGAAAGTAGTACATAGCTTCCACAGAATGCTTCCAAAGCTGTTCAATTCTTCCCATGACCGCTCTTCAGTATTGCCCCAGCAATAGGATTGCCAATAAGCAGACCAAAATCAATAGGTACAGACAACATCCCAAGACGGAGACCAATCACTCCTGGATATGATGAGAGAGTTGCAACCATTGCAACCAAGGCGAACCCTAGAATTAGTGTATCAATACCACAAGCAATGCAAATATTTAGCGGGCCGATTCTACCCGCGATATAATTAAGGCCCTAGTTTAATTTTCAATCAGTTAACatctattcattttcttctgtCGGACGATGAAATAAATGACAAATGTAAAGCGAGGAACTGGAGACGGGGATATTGTATACGTAAAATTCTCCCAAAGAATGACCCCACGTTGAAGATTGCTAACAGGTAGAACCCCAGGTCTTCACTGATGATATTTTGCTGAATAACGTACATTTGGACATGAAAGAACGGAATGTAAGGTCCCATGAATGTGAAGAAGAGCCCAGCGACAAACAGAAGATATGGAAGCTCTCTTCAGGAAGCGAGATCAACTAATTTCCATTGAGGAGATGTCTTTCTACGAACCAAATGTAATGTCAATTTCCCAgcaataaaaagaaagacagaaaGAGCTTGCACACTTTAGCCATGCCGTCAATCCCCCTGGGGGATTCCCCCATTTGGAACTGCTATTTCCGTTCAATTTCTCTCTCCGCTGACATGCTTTGGTTCGCATAAAAAATCGGTAGTGTCTCTGCTGATTTCAATGTCTCATCTTTGTTCTCCATTGTGACTTGCAAAAACCGTGTACAACAATGACACAGGTAGATGATATAGGGCTCaggaaggggagaggatTCGATAAAAAACGAGGGGGGGAACCAAGACCCTGACGAGCGAGCGTGTTTCCGTTGTAGAGCCCCACCTTAGtaggggggagggggggggagtACGCGAGATAACAATTGAAACCCCCATTTTTAAAGCTTGAAGCGGCGGCGAATCCGGGGAGATCTAAACACCTCGCATCCGCTTTACCGACTAGACCCACAGGACATGGATAGGGCACGTTAGCATGTATCCGTTTTAGCGAGCCATACCAATTGTAAGTTCTGCGCCGCAAAAGTGTTACGATTCTTTTGTGAGATCAGAATAATCTCGGAGGCTGTTTAATCTTCATTACAAACTATTTCTAAGCAGATCTACTCGAGGAAGGTAAAACACAAGCCCAATTCTTGTTCAGCATCCCCCCTTTGCAAATCAATATCACCAACATACTATCAAGTCAGATTGAAACCGAGTCATGTTCTAGAGTCAATACTCATAGATGTATTATAGTAGAGATCATTCACCCCCCACAAAGCTTCTACAAAAGAATTTAGCACTGCCTCTCATGAGAAAATACAAAAGAGTTTTGGctcaataaaaaaaaagcgCATTTATGAATCAAGCTCGCGGAGATGAGAGTCCAGAATCTGAATCTTATTAAACAGCGAGAAAATTGGGAGAGCCTCAAAAACTTTAAGAAAATCTGAAATCCTCACAATTTTCTACTTATTACAACGACTTGAACCTAATcagaagaaatcgaagatcATTGCATCGCTGAACCGagtatcttttttttctaatcCTAGGGATGGGAATTCCAAGTACGAATAAAGAAACCCCCAACTTCGAGGAATATCGTTCCCGAATTTTCCGATAACAAGTTATTTACATTTAGATTACCGGAACACAATTCAAAACCCATTCATAAAACTTGATTACTATCGAGTTCCGAAGCATCGGCATCATTTTCTGCGTATTCggatcattattattatgataTTAGCAAAAATTCCGACGCGTTACCCTCCCTTGCTCCATCAAATTCCACACGCATCACTCCAGGAATGCAATATTACCGCCCGATAATATAAGCCCATGATAATTGTCTCTTCGGGCATCCATGGCAAAAGGTAAATTTATTGCACATCAAGAAATCTCTGCAATCATGACTACTACAGCATCTTCAGAAATTGGCGGTATAACCGATGGAGGAGGACTTTTCCCTACATTTGTTCCAAGTGATATTGCGGGTCAGACTGTGTTCGGTTGTCCTATTGTATGTTGATGCTCCTTCTTTCGTTGGTCATGTACTCAGTCCTTCCGGAAAATGTCTAGTTACTAACAGTATTGCGGTAATAAAGTCATCTTTCATGTCCCTCGACTCCAAATGTCCCATCACTGGCAGTGGACTCCCTGCATGTGCAACACAAACTGCTAGTTTCGACGAGCCTTGCTGTGGTTCTCTTAGCGCCTTCGCGACTAGTGTTGGAGATTGTTATAGCAGCAATGCACCggattgtttgaatttggaaggTGAATGATTTCCATGCGCTTTTTTATACCACCCCTCGAACCAATTCGCAGGAATCAGATACATTAGAAATACAAGCGAACGATGTGACTACTAAGCCACAACCAACTAACAAACAATAGAACTCACTCGCAGTCTAACAGCCTTCAGCGCAACAGCAACAGATCAACAGATCACCAACCCCTGCGCAATATTTGCTTCTACAACCAGTAGTAGTAACCCTACCGAGACGGGAGAACAAACAGCCGAAACTAGTGGATCCGGAGACTCTGGGCAATCCAACAACTCAGAAGGTTCTACTCCCACAGAGTCTGCAACTCAAAGCGCCAATACCGCAGAGAGTACATCTTCCAACTCTGGGGGTGTGAAGGAGAGGGGAAACATGGGGTTGAAAACGATTGCTACTTTGGCATTAGTGGGAAGTTTGGGAGTTTTGTGGTTGTGAAAGGCGAGATGAAAGATGAGACGAAAAGAGAAACAGGCGTTTGGCTGATGGCTCTACCGGTGTGGATGTTGTGGGTACTCATTATTGGTCTCTGGGACGAGGACAAGGGTTTGAGTGGAGATAAGAGTGGCGTTCGGTTCTTGGTTTGGTGGATGCTATGTATGTTGTCTTTTGGTATTGTAAGTGTGATCGGAATTTATGTTGGTGTGTATTAAGTGTTATTAAATGAATGTTTTCGTTTGGTTCTCTTGTTTGATTATCGGGAttttatttagaaatatatcTTACTGGAAACTAACTGCCTACTTGACATAAGCTTTGCCTCTTTCACTAGAAAGGTAATAAATTTCTGCTCATAATTCTTCATCTCAGTGAACAGACAACTGAGTCTTGTGGTGCTGCATTGATATATACCAACAATGGCATCTGTGTGAAATTTcttgtatttgatatttaaagATCAGAGTAATCATAAGCGAATAATCACATACATTGTCCAAAGGAAAGTCTCGCAGAAAGTCGCGTTCAACTGATTCGTCATGCAAAAAGTGCAGGCAACATGTACAAACCCAAACACCAAATCCCATATAAGCGCCCATTTGCCTTCCCATCCATATAGATCATCATGATCGTTATCATCTTaactcatcaatcatcagGGTCCAGTTGTTATCCCCACAAAGTTGTGTGtgcatcaatcaatcatcaacctGCACAATCCTGACGCCCGcccccttcttctctcccctcccaaaaCTAGTGAAACTGGATGGGATAGGACTTTTCTTAACCTCCActctcatctccttcctcttctccacttCACTCACCAACTTCTTAAAATAAACTTCCGCTTGTATAGTAGCACTGTAAGCAATTGGAGTCCACTTCCACACATTTCTCATCTCTGCATTCGCACCCGCTGCCAACAATGTTCTGAGTACCAACATATGTCCATTGCTACTTGCAAAATGCAATGCCGTGTTTCCATCCACATCAGCATTTGCAAGTACCGCTTCCGGATCTTTGTACACCGCTGCACACGTCAAGAGGATTTGTAAACAAGTATCATGGCCTCCACGACTGGCATACATGATTGCATCTCGACCTCTAATATCTCTTCTGAGAATACCAGATACGGAGGGACCTTGAGAACAGAGAAGGTTTACAATGTCGGTGTGGCCGGCACCAGCAGCGAGCATGAGCGCCGTTTGATGTTCTTCATTGAGTGAAATGGATAAGGATTCATGCCCGAGAGATAGAAGGAGAGAGGCAACCTCTAGATGCCCGAGAGAAGAGGCTAGATGGAGAGATGTATTTGAGAGACCGTGAGGTGAGATATCGGGATTATGAAggagattgggatgggatttgagGATTCGTTTGACGAGAGATGCATCGGGTGTATGGATTGCGCGACGAAGACGGATCGTGGTTTCAATCCTATGTGTAAGATGTTAGAGACGGGCGTTCGCTTGTTTGGATTGAAAGAGGGgaagttgatgttgatgttgtttgtAGATTGTGTTGgttttttattcaaaagaaaGGGAATAACTTACATATTCTCAGCATATCTACTCTCCCTTTGTACCTACAAACAACAAACACTCtgcaaagaaatcaatcgaATCAAGCCCGTTCAACTCCAACTTGACACTCTTGATGATACTTCTGATCTCTGCAGCTGCCCCGCCAACATTCAACGGTCCTCGCAGTAGTGTATGACTTCCCCATACTTGGCGATCCATTGCATTGACCGCTTACGTAATCACGATTAGATTTGCGCGTCATAGCGACATTTTACGGATTCGCGGGAAgttattggtattggtaatGCGACGTGAATGTTATTATCATAGACAACAATCCATTCAacatatcaatttcatattccacatctcacatctcacatctcacatctcacatctcacatcccACATTCCACATTCCACATTCTTTCTCATCGTCGCCTCCAATCCAATGCCTCACCCTCGTTTCGACCCTTCTCTCGCATACCTTCCCATCAAAACTGTAGTCAGCGCATCCTTTCTCTATCCTTTCAAAGGCATCTTATATTTTCTCTCCGACCGCCAATTC from Botrytis cinerea B05.10 chromosome 15, complete sequence includes these protein-coding regions:
- the Bcavo2 gene encoding Bcavo2, producing MIETTIRLRRAIHTPDASLVKRILKSHPNLLHNPDISPHGLSNTSLHLASSLGHLEVASLLLSLGHESLSISLNEEHQTALMLAAGAGHTDIVNLLCSQGPSVSGILRRDIRGRDAIMYASRGGHDTCLQILLTCAAVYKDPEAVLANADVDGNTALHFASSNGHMLVLRTLLAAGANAEMRNVWKWTPIAYSATIQAEVYFKKLVSEVEKRKEMRVEVKKSPIPSSFTSFGRGEKKGAGVRIVQVDD